The following are from one region of the Tenacibaculum dicentrarchi genome:
- a CDS encoding anthranilate synthase component I family protein, with protein MNKIAFKTVSKKRIADTITPVGLYLRFRDKYANTLLLESSDYHSKEESFSFIAIEPVVTMKVENHDFVVSKQGKIIEKNTIDKNFYTLFDSFSKSVDLDCDPALKSFNGLYGYSTYDSVQYFENIQLNVKDAPSKIPLMQYSFYRFIIAINHFNDEMTIIENVEAGTESRISEVETIIEAQAFNTQKFEIDGEETSNCTNEDFKEYVVKAKSHCKRGDVFQLVLSRQFQQKFKGDEFNVYRALRSINPSPYLFYFDYGSFKLMGSSPEAQIKINEGKATINPIAGTFRRTGDMAEDIKLGKKLSEDKKETAEHVMLVDLARNDLSKHAEKVNVEVFKEVQYFSHVIHLVSTVQGKIKGNPIEIVGDTFPAGTLSGAPKYKAMQLIDTYENQSRGFYGGAVGIIGLDGSVNLAIAIRSFVSKNNVLYYQAGAGIVIHSDEEKELQEVNNKLAALKKALILAENI; from the coding sequence ATGAATAAAATAGCATTTAAAACAGTTAGTAAAAAACGAATTGCAGATACAATTACTCCAGTAGGTTTGTATTTACGATTTAGAGATAAATATGCTAATACCTTATTGTTAGAGAGTTCAGATTACCATAGTAAAGAAGAAAGTTTTTCTTTTATAGCTATTGAGCCTGTGGTAACAATGAAAGTAGAAAATCATGATTTTGTTGTTTCTAAACAAGGGAAAATTATTGAAAAAAATACTATTGATAAGAATTTTTATACCTTATTTGATAGTTTTTCAAAATCGGTGGATTTAGATTGTGATCCTGCCTTAAAATCATTTAATGGATTGTACGGTTACTCAACATACGATAGTGTTCAGTATTTTGAAAATATACAATTAAATGTAAAAGACGCTCCGTCTAAAATACCTTTAATGCAGTATAGTTTTTACAGATTTATAATAGCCATCAATCATTTTAATGATGAAATGACCATTATTGAAAATGTAGAAGCAGGAACTGAATCAAGAATTTCAGAAGTAGAAACCATCATTGAAGCACAAGCTTTCAATACTCAAAAATTTGAAATCGATGGAGAAGAAACTTCAAATTGTACCAATGAAGATTTTAAAGAATATGTTGTAAAAGCAAAATCGCACTGTAAAAGAGGAGATGTTTTTCAATTAGTATTATCTCGTCAATTTCAACAAAAATTTAAAGGAGATGAATTTAATGTATACAGAGCATTACGTTCAATAAATCCATCACCTTATTTATTTTATTTCGATTACGGTTCGTTTAAATTAATGGGTTCTTCACCAGAAGCACAAATTAAAATTAACGAAGGAAAAGCAACTATAAATCCAATTGCAGGAACTTTCAGAAGAACTGGCGATATGGCGGAAGATATAAAGCTTGGTAAAAAATTATCCGAAGATAAAAAAGAAACTGCCGAACACGTAATGCTAGTTGATTTAGCTCGAAACGATTTAAGTAAACATGCCGAAAAGGTAAATGTTGAGGTATTTAAAGAAGTTCAATATTTTAGTCACGTAATTCACTTGGTATCGACTGTGCAAGGAAAAATAAAAGGAAATCCGATTGAAATAGTTGGAGATACTTTCCCTGCAGGAACTTTGAGTGGTGCGCCAAAATACAAGGCAATGCAATTAATTGACACCTACGAAAATCAATCGAGAGGTTTTTACGGAGGTGCAGTCGGAATTATTGGTTTAGACGGTTCTGTAAATTTAGCCATTGCCATTCGCTCGTTTGTTAGTAAAAACAATGTGTTATATTATCAGGCAGGAGCAGGAATTGTAATTCATTCTGATGAAGAAAAAGAGTTACAAGAGGTGAATAATAAATTAGCAGCTCTGAAAAAAGCGTTAATTTTGGCAGAAAATATTTAG
- the trpD gene encoding anthranilate phosphoribosyltransferase produces MKEILNNLYQHKRLTKLEAKQVLIDIASGKFNEAHLASFMTVFMMRPISVDELAGFRNALIELAIKVDLSEYNTIDIVGTGGDGKDTFNISTLTSFIVAGTGQKVAKHGNYSVSSQSGSSDMLESFGYQFTNDEAILKSHLEKANICFLHAPKFHPAMKAVSATRKELALKTFFNMLGPLVNPSSPKNQLLGTFNLEVARLYNYILQEEGTNYGIVHALDGYDEISLTSGFKLFTKNGEQLINPEDLGQKRVQQSAIFGGKSVADAAKIFKNIIEGNGTEAQNSVVLTNAAFALKIVDNQKSFEQAYQEAKDSLLGLKAKECLKKLITN; encoded by the coding sequence ATGAAAGAAATTTTAAATAATTTATATCAACATAAAAGATTAACAAAACTTGAAGCAAAACAGGTTTTAATTGATATTGCCTCAGGAAAATTTAATGAAGCACATTTAGCGTCTTTTATGACTGTTTTTATGATGCGTCCAATTTCTGTTGATGAGCTTGCGGGTTTTAGAAATGCTTTAATAGAGTTGGCTATAAAAGTTGATTTATCAGAATATAATACTATCGATATTGTAGGAACTGGTGGCGATGGAAAAGATACGTTCAATATTTCAACATTAACCTCTTTTATTGTTGCAGGAACAGGACAAAAAGTAGCAAAACATGGAAATTATTCCGTATCTTCTCAATCAGGTTCTTCTGATATGTTAGAAAGTTTCGGATATCAATTTACAAATGATGAAGCTATTTTAAAATCGCACTTAGAAAAAGCAAATATTTGTTTTTTACACGCACCAAAATTTCATCCAGCAATGAAAGCGGTAAGCGCAACAAGAAAAGAATTAGCGTTAAAAACGTTTTTTAATATGTTGGGTCCTTTGGTAAATCCGAGTTCACCTAAAAATCAATTATTAGGAACGTTTAATTTAGAAGTTGCTCGTTTGTATAATTATATTTTGCAAGAAGAAGGTACTAATTACGGAATTGTACATGCGCTTGATGGTTATGATGAAATTTCATTAACAAGCGGATTTAAGTTATTCACTAAAAACGGCGAACAATTAATTAATCCAGAAGATTTAGGGCAAAAAAGAGTACAACAATCAGCTATTTTTGGCGGTAAATCCGTTGCTGATGCAGCTAAAATATTCAAAAATATTATTGAAGGAAATGGTACAGAAGCACAAAACAGTGTTGTGCTTACAAATGCTGCATTTGCTTTAAAAATTGTTGATAATCAAAAGAGTTTTGAACAAGCATATCAAGAAGCAAAAGATTCTTTATTAGGATTGAAAGCAAAAGAATGTTTAAAAAAGTTAATTACGAATTAG
- a CDS encoding anthranilate synthase component II has product MKILILDNYDSFTYNLVHMVEDITGNLPDVYRNDEISVTEIDRYDVIILSPGPGIPDEAGILKDVIKQYAGKKPIFGVCLGLQAITEVFGGAIENMGEVFHGVATEMEIIKKDAVIFKDVSTKFKAARYHSWIASHNNFPSELIITAKDEQGGIQAIQHKEFNLSAVQFHPESILTDVGEQLVRNFLNNVKK; this is encoded by the coding sequence ATGAAAATATTAATACTAGATAATTACGATTCGTTTACCTATAATTTGGTACACATGGTAGAAGATATTACAGGTAATTTGCCAGACGTATATAGAAACGATGAAATTTCTGTTACAGAGATTGATAGGTATGACGTTATTATTTTATCACCAGGCCCAGGAATTCCTGATGAAGCAGGTATTTTAAAAGATGTTATAAAACAATACGCAGGTAAAAAACCTATTTTTGGTGTTTGTTTAGGTTTACAAGCAATTACCGAAGTTTTTGGTGGAGCAATCGAAAACATGGGAGAAGTATTTCATGGTGTTGCTACTGAAATGGAAATCATCAAAAAAGATGCTGTAATATTTAAAGATGTTTCAACTAAATTTAAAGCAGCAAGATATCATTCATGGATAGCATCTCACAATAATTTTCCATCAGAATTAATAATTACTGCAAAAGACGAGCAAGGAGGAATCCAAGCAATTCAGCATAAAGAATTTAATTTATCGGCAGTTCAATTTCACCCAGAATCAATATTAACAGATGTAGGTGAACAACTTGTTAGAAATTTTTTAAATAACGTTAAAAAATAA
- the asnB gene encoding asparagine synthase B has product MCGIVCAFDLKQPSDSLRPQVLEMAKKIRHRGPDWSGIYSDDKVIMAHERLAIVDPASGQQPLFSADKKLILAANGEIYNHRELAKNLTNPYEFQTASDCEVILALYKEKGVDFVDDLNGIFGFALYDAEKDEYFVARDHMGIIPLYIGWDQNGTFYVASELKALEGVCAKIELFPPGHYMSSKDGKFVQWYKRDWRDYDAVKDNETSIAEVKEALEAAVHRQLMSDVPYGVLLSGGLDSSVISAIAKKYSQKRIESDDTSTAWYPQLHSFSVGLEGSPDLAAAQKVADHIGTVHHEIKFTIQEGLDAIKDVIYNIETYDITTIRSSTPMYLMARVIKSMGVKMVLSGEGADEIFGGYLYFHKAPNAKEFHEETVRKLDKLHMYDCLRANKSLMAWGIEGRVPFLDKEFMDVAMRINPQDKMINGERMEKWVIRKAFEDMLPESVAWRQKEQFSDGVGYSWIDTLKEVVDKEVTDEQLANAKFRFPIQTPTNKEEFYYRTIFEDHFPSDTAALSVPQEASVACSTAIALEWDEAFKNMNEPSGRAIMSVHDDAY; this is encoded by the coding sequence ATGTGTGGAATTGTATGTGCGTTTGATTTAAAGCAACCTTCGGATAGTTTAAGACCTCAAGTTTTAGAAATGGCTAAAAAAATCAGACATCGTGGACCCGATTGGAGCGGAATTTATAGCGATGATAAAGTAATTATGGCACACGAAAGATTGGCAATTGTAGATCCTGCTTCAGGACAACAGCCTTTATTTAGTGCCGATAAAAAACTAATTTTAGCAGCAAACGGCGAAATATACAACCACAGAGAATTAGCTAAAAACCTTACAAACCCTTATGAATTTCAAACAGCTTCTGACTGTGAAGTAATTTTAGCACTTTACAAAGAAAAAGGTGTTGATTTTGTAGATGATTTAAACGGAATTTTTGGTTTCGCTTTATATGATGCTGAAAAAGATGAGTACTTTGTTGCTCGTGACCACATGGGAATTATTCCTTTATATATTGGTTGGGACCAAAACGGAACTTTTTATGTTGCTTCGGAATTAAAAGCCTTAGAAGGTGTTTGTGCGAAAATCGAATTATTTCCTCCAGGACATTATATGTCTAGTAAAGATGGAAAATTCGTACAATGGTACAAAAGAGATTGGAGAGATTACGATGCTGTAAAAGATAACGAAACAAGTATTGCAGAAGTTAAAGAAGCTTTAGAAGCGGCTGTACACAGACAATTAATGAGTGATGTTCCTTACGGTGTGTTACTTTCTGGAGGATTAGATTCTTCAGTAATATCGGCAATTGCAAAGAAATATTCCCAAAAAAGAATTGAATCTGATGATACATCAACTGCTTGGTATCCGCAATTACATTCTTTTTCTGTAGGATTAGAAGGTTCGCCTGATTTAGCTGCAGCTCAAAAAGTTGCAGATCATATTGGAACTGTTCATCATGAAATAAAATTCACTATTCAAGAAGGTTTAGATGCTATTAAAGATGTTATCTACAACATAGAAACATACGATATTACAACAATCCGTTCTTCTACTCCAATGTATTTAATGGCACGTGTTATTAAATCAATGGGTGTTAAAATGGTATTATCTGGTGAAGGTGCTGATGAAATTTTTGGAGGATATTTATATTTCCATAAAGCTCCAAACGCAAAAGAATTCCATGAAGAAACTGTTCGTAAATTAGACAAACTACATATGTATGATTGTTTAAGAGCCAACAAAAGTTTAATGGCTTGGGGAATTGAAGGTCGTGTACCATTTTTAGACAAAGAGTTTATGGATGTTGCAATGCGTATCAATCCACAGGATAAAATGATTAACGGTGAACGCATGGAAAAATGGGTTATCCGTAAAGCTTTTGAAGATATGTTACCTGAAAGTGTTGCTTGGAGACAAAAAGAACAATTTTCTGATGGTGTAGGTTATAGTTGGATTGATACTTTAAAAGAAGTTGTTGATAAAGAAGTTACCGATGAACAATTAGCAAACGCTAAATTCAGATTCCCAATTCAAACTCCAACGAACAAAGAAGAGTTTTACTATAGAACTATTTTTGAAGACCACTTCCCTAGCGATACCGCTGCTTTAAGTGTTCCTCAAGAAGCAAGTGTAGCTTGTAGTACCGCTATTGCTTTAGAATGGGATGAAGCATTTAAAAATATGAACGAACCATCTGGTAGAGCAATTATGAGTGTTCATGATGATGCTTATTAA
- the trpC gene encoding indole-3-glycerol phosphate synthase TrpC, with protein sequence MTILDKIIAFKKTEVAKIKAEVPVSKLVESPNFKNAPFSLKKSLLTVGSTGIIAEYKRKSPSKGIINDTSSILEVTEGYLDANVAAQSILTDTNFFGGTMADLLEARTVNQQIPILRKDFIVDGFQIVEAKAIGADVILLIAACLTKQELKNYGQLANDLGLEVLYEIHTQEDLDKISDLDNKIIGINNRNLKTFEVDLEHSINLAGQIPDTAIKVSESGISDPRIITGLKEHGFQGFLIGENFMKTKNPGEACKDFIAQIR encoded by the coding sequence ATGACAATATTAGATAAAATAATAGCCTTTAAAAAAACAGAAGTTGCTAAAATTAAAGCAGAAGTTCCTGTTAGTAAATTAGTGGAAAGTCCTAACTTTAAAAATGCTCCTTTTTCATTAAAAAAGTCATTATTAACCGTAGGTTCAACAGGTATTATTGCAGAGTATAAACGTAAATCTCCATCAAAAGGAATTATTAACGATACATCATCAATATTAGAAGTAACAGAAGGTTATTTAGATGCGAATGTAGCAGCACAATCTATTTTAACTGATACGAATTTTTTTGGTGGAACTATGGCCGATTTGTTAGAGGCTAGAACTGTAAATCAGCAAATACCAATTTTAAGAAAAGATTTTATTGTTGATGGTTTTCAAATTGTTGAAGCAAAAGCAATAGGAGCAGACGTTATATTATTAATAGCTGCTTGTTTAACAAAACAAGAACTTAAAAATTACGGACAATTAGCTAACGATTTAGGTTTAGAAGTTTTATACGAAATACACACACAAGAGGATTTAGATAAAATTAGTGATTTAGATAATAAAATTATCGGAATTAATAATAGAAATTTAAAAACTTTTGAAGTTGATTTAGAACATTCTATCAACTTGGCAGGGCAAATTCCTGATACCGCAATTAAGGTTTCAGAAAGTGGAATTTCAGACCCAAGAATTATTACAGGATTAAAAGAACATGGTTTTCAAGGGTTTTTAATAGGAGAAAATTTTATGAAAACAAAAAATCCTGGAGAAGCTTGTAAAGATTTTATCGCTCAAATAAGATAA